The stretch of DNA CGGCGAGCGGTTCGTCATCGTCGAGGGCACCAACCTCGCCGACTCGACGCCGGTGCTCGCGGTCACCTCCGTCGACAGGCAGGTCGGCTTCGAGGTCGACCTGCAGGACCGGGGGCTCGTGGCCGTCGGCGGGGTTGTCGACGTCGAACTCCCCGACGGCGTGAACGTGCCCGGAACGATCACAGCGGTACGGCCGTCGCAGGACGATCCGGGCAGGTTCTCGGTCACGGTCGACGTGGTGGGCACGGATCTTCCCGAGGTGGACCAGACACCTGTGACGGTGACGGTCACCGGTGCCACGACGTCGGGCTTGTTCGTACCTGCGGAGGCGATAGTGGCACGGGACCTGCGTGGCTACGCGGTGGAGGTGGTGGCGCCCTCGGGGCGCACCGACTTCGTCGACGTGGAGATCGGTGTGGTGGCGGGTCGCAGCGTGCAGGTCCTGTCGCCGGCGCTGAGCGCCGGGACGGTCGTCATCGCTCCGTGACGGCCTCGAGGGTTCGCAGCAGTGAGAGCAGTCCGGGCGCCATCTGCGCCGTCGACGCGACGAGGTAGGCAGGCGACGGGTCGGGTTCGTGGAGTCCCGACACCGCCGCGCCGGCTTCCGTGGCGATGAGCGCGCCGGCCGCGTAGTCCCACAGGTTCAGGCCCCGTTCGAAGTAGGCGTCGACCCGACCACACGCGACCCAGCACAGATCGAGTGACGCCGCGCCGACCCGACGGATGTCGCGGACGTGGCCCAGCAGTTCGGCGACGACCCTGCCCTGCTCGAGGCGACGCCCGCGGTCGTAGGAGAAACCGGTCGCCACGAGCGCCCGGTCGAGCGGGACGGCGGCGCGCACTGTGATGGGGCGGCCGTCGAGGGCGGCACCATGGCCGCGAGCTGCGGCGAACGTCTCGGCGCGCAGCGGATCCGACACTGCTGCGGCCACGACCCGCCCTTCGTGCTCCGCTGCGATCGAGACGGCGAAGCCCGGATGTCCGTAGACGAAATTGGTTGTGCCGTCGATCGGGTCGACGATCCAGCGGACACCGCTGGTTCCGGTCACAGCGCCGCCCTCCTCGCCGACGACGCCGTCGTCGGGGCGTGCCGCGAGCACGAGCGTCGTGACGAGTTCCTCCGCCGCCCGGTCCACCTCGGTGACCAGATCGGTTCCGGACGACTTCACGTGGACGCTGCCCGTGTCGCCGATCCGGTCTCTGACCATGGCGGCGGTGGTGGTCGCTGCGTGTACCGCCAGCAGGCGCAGTTCGGTCGGGTCGACGTTCACGTCCGGCCGCGGGGCGCCGGGTCGTCCCCCGCATCGCGTTCGGTGATCGTCTGCCACTCGTCCATCGCCCGCAGAGTGAGCACTGCCACGATCGCAACACCGCCGGCGGCGACGACGGCCCCGATCACGGTGCTGGCACCGATGAGTACGTCGCAGTCGCCGTCGCACTGTAGATCTGTGAACGCGAAGCCGATCAGCGCACCGCACACGCCCGCCACCACGATGGCCGCAATGGCGAGGAATCGGGCTCGGCGGGGTGGCATCGCGTCCCGGCGGGGGTCCCTGTCGGTCACGTCACCACTCTATGATGCCGAGGCCTAAAGAGCGGGTCCGGCCGGCCGATGAGGACAAGGTGAACGACTCGACGGTTGACGTGGATCTCGTGCCGGCCCAGCGCCTGGGGGTGGTTCTGCGACGTGCCCGCGAACAGCGGGGACTCACGCACGCAGAGGTTTCCGCCCGTGCGGGCGCCGTCTTCACCGAGGCGACCCTACGGGCCGTCGAGGACGGCGACGCGCGTCTCGACGCGGCGGGCGTGGAGGCCGTAGCCCGCGCCCTCGATGTCGAGGTGCGCGAACTCGTACCGGCGCGGGCCGATCTGGTCATCGACCTCGATCGGGGCACGATCGCCGCCGGCGAGGGCAGCCGTGCGGTCAGCGGTGACACCGACGAGATCCTGACGCAGTACCTCGCGCTGGTGTACACGCTGCGCGGCATCGAGCCCGGAACCCCGATTCCGCTGCGTGACGTCGACCTCGCCGTCCTCTCGAGCGCGTTGCTGATCGACACGGACGTCGTGAAGACGAAGCTCGTCACCTTGATGGTCGAGCCCCCCGCCATCGTCTCGGCCCGCACCCGCCTGCTGCGGCGCAAGGTCATCATCCCCGCCGCCGGCATTCTCGTCGGGGCGACCGCGGTGGGCTCGCTCGTGTTCATCTTGAACGACGGATCCGCCGACCCCGCCGACACAGGCAGTCGTGTCGGCCAGGCAGTCGTCTTCGACACCGAGGTCGAGCTCGCACCGCCGCTCGTCGCCGAACGTGACGCCGAGGGTCGCGTGACCGTCCGCGAGCGCACCGGCGAGGCGGAGCCCGGCGCGGCTCCGGCGCTTCAGCCGGAGGTCGAGTTGATCCCGCCGCTCGTCGTCGAGCGCGGCGCCGAGGGTGGGACCGTCCCGAGCGGATCGGTCGAGTTGATCCCGCCGCTCGTCGTCGAACGCGGTGAGGACGCTCCCGGAAGCTTCGACTGAGTCACCGCCGCCGGGCGACTCGTGCGAGACTGGGGTCGTGGCCGCACCCGGCGCCGCGATCCTCCACGTCGACATGGACGCGTTCTTCGTGTCCGTGGAACTCCTGCGCCGCCCCGAGCTCCGTGGACGACCGGTCGTGGTCGGTGGTTCGGGCGGACGTGGGGTCGTGGCCGCAGCTTCCTACGAGGCACGGTCCTACGGCGTCCACTCGGCGATGCCGTCGGTGACGGCCCGGAGGCGGTGCCCCGAGGCGGTGTTCCTCGACGGTGACCACGCTCTCTACCGGTCCGTGAGCAGCCGCGTGATGGACATCTTCCGGTCGGTCACCCCCCTCGTCGAGCCACTTTCCCTGGACGAGGCGTTCCTCGACGTCTCGGGCGCGGTCCGTCTGCTCGGGTCACCGGTCGTGATCGCCCACCGGCTGCGGGAGGAGATCACCGAGAGAGAGGGCCTCAGCTGCACCGTGGGGGTCGCCCGGACCAAGTTCCTGGCCAAGTTGGCCTCCCAGCAGGCGAAACCGCGCCCGGCTCGCACTGGGCCGGTGCCGGGCGCAGGCGTGCTGGAGGTCCCTCCCGACGACGAGGAGGGTTTCCTGCTGCCGCTGCCGGCCGAGGCGATGTGGGGCGTTGGTCCCGTCACCCTCGCCAAGCTCCACCGCCTCGGCGTGACCACGATCGGTGACATCGCAGCGGTCGGCCCCGACACCCTGCGCGCCGCGCTCGGCGACGGTGTCGGCGGTCACCTTCATGCTCTGGCGACCGGTGAGGACGACCGCGCGGTCGTTCCCGACGCGGCGCCGAAGTCGATCAGCCACGAGGAGACCTTCGCCCACGACCTGCGGGATCGTCAGCGCGTCGACACCGAACTGATCCGACTCGCCGATGCGGTGGCCCGGCGCCTCCGCGAGGCCGGCCTCGTCGGTCGTACGGTCACGGTCAAGGTGCGTGACGGGGGGTTCCGCACGGTGACGCGCAGTCGCACCCTGCCCGATCCGACCGACACCGCCGCGCTGGTGGCCCGCGAGGCGCGCGCGCTGGCGGTGGGCGTCGACGTCGAGGCCGGGGTCCGACTGCTGGGAGTGGCCGTGTCGGGTCTCGTCGACGGCACCGTGCGCCAGCTCAGCCTCGACGACCTCGGTGAGCCCGCGTGGAGTGAGCTCGATTCGGCGCTGGACACGATCCGGGAGCGCTTCGGTCCGGGCGCCATCGGCAGGGCGTCGGTGGCGGGGCGCGGGCGTCCCGGGCCGGGCGACCGCCCATGGGGACCGGACGAGGTGGGCTAGGAACAACCCCCGCTACGCGTTGTTAGGGGAGTGGCCCTGTGAGAAGATGGTCGGGACAAGACGGGGGTCGCTGCGGCCTCCACCGCGAACGGGAGTGACAGTGCCCCTCTCCGAGGACGAGCAACGCATCCTCAGTGAGATCGAGGCCCAGCTCTACGAGACCGATCCCGGTCTCGCGAAAGAGGTCGGGTCGACGACGGTCTACACGCACGCGTTCCGAAACCTGCGCTGGGCCACCTTCGGCTTCATCGTCGGGGTCGGTGTGTTGATCTTCACGCTGTCGATCTCCTTCTACTTCTCGTTCGGCGGCTTCCTCGTCATGTTGGGTTCGGCCCTGTTCTTCGAACGCAACGCACGTCGGCTCGGCCGGGTGGGTCTCCAACAGATCGCACAGAACATGCGTGGCGGCGGTTTCAAGGATGTCCTGGGCAATACCGGTCAGCGGATGCGGGACCGGTTCCGTCGCGAACGCGAGGGTGGCGACCCGGACTGACCCGGCGGGCCGACTGACCGGCCCCCTCAGCCGAAGAGACGGCGGGGGTCCATGCGCCACCGGAGTCGTGCGGTGACCGAGATCTTCGCCTCGGCCGACTCGGTTATCGCGTCCCTCGCAGCTTCGGCGTCGCGAACGAGAGGTTCGCCCGGTGCCGCAGCGGCGAACGCGGCCATCTCGGCGGCCACCCCGAGGCGGCGGCTGGCGCCTGAATCGATCCCCAGGGAACGGCCGAGGCGACCCGCGTATTCGACGGGCGTCTCCGTCGCCGTCGGCGTCACCCCGATGCGGTGACCGACCGAGGCGATGTCGTTCCACGCGAGGCGCACCCTGCCGGCTGCATCGTCGCCGACCTGTGCGACGAGACGGCGTCGGCGCGCGTCGGCGAGAGCGGGCACGCCGAGGACGAGCCCCACCACGACGACTGCGATGAGTCCGAGGACGACGAGCGTGGCGCGCAGGGCACCCGAACCGCCGGCCGGGCCGGGGTCCGCCCCTGAGGCCACCTCGTCACCGGGGGGGACGGTGTCCGAGCCGCCCGGATCCTCGAATCCCGGATCGGGGGTGGGCGTGGCGGAGCTGTCGCCGGGCGTCTCCACGCGGGTGGTCGGCGTGGTGGAGGGCCCCGACTCGTCCTGTTGCTCGGCGACGCCGGTGTAGTTCTGGGCGCCGGGGGCGCCGCGTCCGGGCGTCGGCTCGAACGCCACCCAGCCCGCGCCGGTGATGAACACCTCGGGCCAGGCATGGGCGTGTTCGCCCCGCACGCTGTAGAGGCCCGGTTCCACCTCGTCGCCGGGGGTGAACCCCACGGCGACCCTGCTCGGGAGTCCGATCACCCGCGCCATTGCGGCGAAGGTCCCGGCGAACTGCTCGCAGTAGCCGCGGCCGAGGGCGAGGAACTCCTCGATGGTGTCGGTCGAGTGGCCCGCAGCGACGTCGAGGTCGTAGGTGAAGTCGTTGCGGAAGTAGTTCTGGAGGGCCAGGGCCTTTTCATACGGGGTGGTCATGCCGCTGGTGAGTTCCACGGCCAGGCTTGCGGCGGTCGGGGAGAAGTTCTCGGGCAGAGCGAGGAATCCCCCGGTGATCTCGTCGGGCAGTGGCGCGTTCGCGGATGACAGGACCGCCGGGTCGAAGCGGGGGAGGGCGGAGGTGGTCTGGTAGCGCAGACCGTTGGAAGTCGGTCGGCCGTTCTCGACGATGAGGGTCGCCGACGTCGGCTCGTAGCTCACGCCGACGTCGGTCAGGTTCGTCAGCGTTCTCGGTTCGAACGCCGCCGGCAGCCACACCTGCGAGAGCGCGCTGATGCGGAACTCCTGGCTGGAGGTCACGACCGTGGTTCCCGAGGTGAAGTCGCTCGGGAGTGTGCCGCTCGCATCGTCGTAGTCCGCACGCGACTTCCAGACGAGTCCGTCGAACGTGTCGAGTGCGGTCAGGCGCCAGTAGGAGCGCTGGTCGCTGCGCACGGTGAAGACCTCGACGTCCTGCTGGTCGACGAGACGTCCGCGGATGTCCACGAGCGGACTGATCACGACCCGCGACGGGTCGTCGGAACCCTCCCCGATGTTCTTCCAGTCCACGATCGGTTCGTCGTCGACCCCGGGAAACGATGGGCCGATGACCCCACCGGCGACGATCGCGACCAGTGCAAGGCCCGCTGTGCCGGCGAGAATCGCCCGATACCCGTGGCGCGCCTGTTCGGCCCCGAGCCAGGTGCCGGTGGTCGCCTGATGGGCGGCCCGATGGGTCCCGATGAAAACGAGCAGTGCGGCCAGATAGAGCAGCGTGGTGGTGAGGCGGCCACGGCTCTCGCCGAACATCGCGACGAACACGACGAGTGCGAGCGTGGGTACGACCGACTCGACCGAGGAGCGGAGGCGGAACGCCGCCCAGTCGGCCAGGACGGCCACGAGCCAGACCGCGATGGCGGCGGCGAGGAGGAACCCGGTGGCGGAAGGGGCCGGGGCGCTCACGTTCTGGAAGAGCGCCCAGGCCGCGTCGAGATCGGCCCGCGCGCCGGTCCAGGTCCCACCGGTGGGAATCCCGGCGCGCGTGGTGGATCCGTAGTGGATCCATACGTTGGCCAACAGCACCGCGAGCCCGGCTCCCGCCGAGGCGAGGAGGATGCCGAATCCCCCTCGACGCAGGAGGACGAGAGCCGCGTGGGCGACCGTCGCGGTGACGATCAGGGGGAGCGCGTAGTCGTTGTCGACGAAGAGCCTGTCGAACCCGAGCACCGCCGTCAGCGTCAGCGCGTAGAGCAGGATCTCGGCAGGGATCTCCAGAGCCGACGAACGGGCGCGGGCGTTCACTGTCCGGTGGCCCGGCTGACGGCGTCGCTCCAGGCCTCGGCGAACGACTGGTCGTTTCCGATCGTCATGGTCAACGCGGACGTTACCGGCGCGTCGGCGGCTAGTGGGGTCGTGGCGAACCGGACCACGGCACCACCGCTGCGGCCGGCGAGTTCCGCCAGGACGCCTTCGTCATCCTCACCGGTGCTGTCGCCGACCACGGCGGTGACGGCGCCACCTCCGAGGAGATGGGTGAAGCCGATCGAGCCGGCGAGATCTCCACCGCTTCGTTGCTCGATCACGGCGAGCAACTCCGAGATGGGGTCCGATTCGACGGCGGGCGCCACCCACCCGGTATCGAGGCCGTCGGTGGAAATGAGGCGCACGGTGTCGGAGCGGGCGTGGCAGGCCGCGGTGATGCTGGCCGCGGCGGAGACCATCCGTTCGAAGCGCTCCGGATCCGCGGCCCTGCTGCGGACGTCGAGAAGGACGGTCGTGCGCCCCTGGCGCGGCGTCTCGTCCTGACGGATCATCAACTCGTCGAGCCGTGCGGTGGCCGGCCAGTTCACGCGGCGGAGGTCGTCGCCGACGACGTAGGGGCGGAGCGCGTAGAAGTCCTCACTCGAACGGCCGATGCCGGACGGTCGTCGTAGCACCCGCTGCGGATCCTCACCGGCGGGCCGGGGCGGACCGGCGATCTCGTCGATGGAGGGCAGGACGAGGATGAGGAGCCGCCCGGCGGCCTCTCGGCGCCGACGTGCCATGCCGAAGGGGTCGACGGTCTCGATGACGGCCGGCCCGACCTCGACGAGTCCACGACGGTCGGTCGGCAGCCGGTAGGCGACGCGCGTGGTCTCGTCGCTCGACAGGGGCGCCAACATGATCGAGGCGCCCCGGGTTCCCGAGACCCCGTCGGTGACGGTCAGGACCGGGCTGGACACGCGTGCCCGGTTGGTGACGGCCAGGTCGACACGACTCGCCTCGCCGGCGCGGACCCGGGGCGGTCGTGCCACCCGGGCGAGATGCAGACGTGGGCTCCGGACGGCGACGTGGAGCAGGCCGAGCCCGACGAGTGATCCGAGAGCGACGCCGATCACGAAGAGTTCGAAGATCCCCAGTACCCGGCCCGCGACGACACAGGTGCATCCTGCGACGAGCGTCAGCCAGCCTGTTCGGGTGGGCATGGGCCGCTCAGGTCGGCGCCGGCACCCGCGGGACGGGGACGCGCTGGAGGACCTCGGCGACGACGTCGGCATTCGAGCCCCCACGCATCCGCGCCTCGGGACGCAGCAGGAGTCGGTGGGCGAGGACGGGTTCGGCCAGGGCCTTCACGTCGTCGGGAGTCACGTAGCCGCGTCCGACCGCTGCGGCCCGCGAGCGCGCCGCACGCTGGAGAGCGAGCGTGGCCCGCGGCGACATGCCCAGGGTGAGGTGGGGGTGTTGGCGGGTCGTGTTGGCGATCTCGACCAGGTAGGTCTTTATCGCCGGCGCTACGTGGACCTTCTTGACCGCACGGGTCATCGCGATGACGTTCTGGGCTGAAACGACCGGCCTCAGGTCGTCGAGCGCATCGCCGGTGGCGTGGGTCTCGAGTATCTCGAGCTCGGCCTCGCGGCTGGG from Acidimicrobiales bacterium encodes:
- a CDS encoding inositol monophosphatase family protein, whose protein sequence is MNVDPTELRLLAVHAATTTAAMVRDRIGDTGSVHVKSSGTDLVTEVDRAAEELVTTLVLAARPDDGVVGEEGGAVTGTSGVRWIVDPIDGTTNFVYGHPGFAVSIAAEHEGRVVAAAVSDPLRAETFAAARGHGAALDGRPITVRAAVPLDRALVATGFSYDRGRRLEQGRVVAELLGHVRDIRRVGAASLDLCWVACGRVDAYFERGLNLWDYAAGALIATEAGAAVSGLHEPDPSPAYLVASTAQMAPGLLSLLRTLEAVTER
- a CDS encoding helix-turn-helix transcriptional regulator, whose amino-acid sequence is MNDSTVDVDLVPAQRLGVVLRRAREQRGLTHAEVSARAGAVFTEATLRAVEDGDARLDAAGVEAVARALDVEVRELVPARADLVIDLDRGTIAAGEGSRAVSGDTDEILTQYLALVYTLRGIEPGTPIPLRDVDLAVLSSALLIDTDVVKTKLVTLMVEPPAIVSARTRLLRRKVIIPAAGILVGATAVGSLVFILNDGSADPADTGSRVGQAVVFDTEVELAPPLVAERDAEGRVTVRERTGEAEPGAAPALQPEVELIPPLVVERGAEGGTVPSGSVELIPPLVVERGEDAPGSFD
- a CDS encoding DNA polymerase IV, which translates into the protein MAAPGAAILHVDMDAFFVSVELLRRPELRGRPVVVGGSGGRGVVAAASYEARSYGVHSAMPSVTARRRCPEAVFLDGDHALYRSVSSRVMDIFRSVTPLVEPLSLDEAFLDVSGAVRLLGSPVVIAHRLREEITEREGLSCTVGVARTKFLAKLASQQAKPRPARTGPVPGAGVLEVPPDDEEGFLLPLPAEAMWGVGPVTLAKLHRLGVTTIGDIAAVGPDTLRAALGDGVGGHLHALATGEDDRAVVPDAAPKSISHEETFAHDLRDRQRVDTELIRLADAVARRLREAGLVGRTVTVKVRDGGFRTVTRSRTLPDPTDTAALVAREARALAVGVDVEAGVRLLGVAVSGLVDGTVRQLSLDDLGEPAWSELDSALDTIRERFGPGAIGRASVAGRGRPGPGDRPWGPDEVG
- a CDS encoding DUF3040 domain-containing protein, giving the protein MPLSEDEQRILSEIEAQLYETDPGLAKEVGSTTVYTHAFRNLRWATFGFIVGVGVLIFTLSISFYFSFGGFLVMLGSALFFERNARRLGRVGLQQIAQNMRGGGFKDVLGNTGQRMRDRFRREREGGDPD
- a CDS encoding DUF3488 and transglutaminase-like domain-containing protein, with translation MNARARSSALEIPAEILLYALTLTAVLGFDRLFVDNDYALPLIVTATVAHAALVLLRRGGFGILLASAGAGLAVLLANVWIHYGSTTRAGIPTGGTWTGARADLDAAWALFQNVSAPAPSATGFLLAAAIAVWLVAVLADWAAFRLRSSVESVVPTLALVVFVAMFGESRGRLTTTLLYLAALLVFIGTHRAAHQATTGTWLGAEQARHGYRAILAGTAGLALVAIVAGGVIGPSFPGVDDEPIVDWKNIGEGSDDPSRVVISPLVDIRGRLVDQQDVEVFTVRSDQRSYWRLTALDTFDGLVWKSRADYDDASGTLPSDFTSGTTVVTSSQEFRISALSQVWLPAAFEPRTLTNLTDVGVSYEPTSATLIVENGRPTSNGLRYQTTSALPRFDPAVLSSANAPLPDEITGGFLALPENFSPTAASLAVELTSGMTTPYEKALALQNYFRNDFTYDLDVAAGHSTDTIEEFLALGRGYCEQFAGTFAAMARVIGLPSRVAVGFTPGDEVEPGLYSVRGEHAHAWPEVFITGAGWVAFEPTPGRGAPGAQNYTGVAEQQDESGPSTTPTTRVETPGDSSATPTPDPGFEDPGGSDTVPPGDEVASGADPGPAGGSGALRATLVVLGLIAVVVVGLVLGVPALADARRRRLVAQVGDDAAGRVRLAWNDIASVGHRIGVTPTATETPVEYAGRLGRSLGIDSGASRRLGVAAEMAAFAAAAPGEPLVRDAEAARDAITESAEAKISVTARLRWRMDPRRLFG
- a CDS encoding DUF58 domain-containing protein; translation: MPTRTGWLTLVAGCTCVVAGRVLGIFELFVIGVALGSLVGLGLLHVAVRSPRLHLARVARPPRVRAGEASRVDLAVTNRARVSSPVLTVTDGVSGTRGASIMLAPLSSDETTRVAYRLPTDRRGLVEVGPAVIETVDPFGMARRRREAAGRLLILVLPSIDEIAGPPRPAGEDPQRVLRRPSGIGRSSEDFYALRPYVVGDDLRRVNWPATARLDELMIRQDETPRQGRTTVLLDVRSRAADPERFERMVSAAASITAACHARSDTVRLISTDGLDTGWVAPAVESDPISELLAVIEQRSGGDLAGSIGFTHLLGGGAVTAVVGDSTGEDDEGVLAELAGRSGGAVVRFATTPLAADAPVTSALTMTIGNDQSFAEAWSDAVSRATGQ